In the genome of Prosthecobacter algae, one region contains:
- a CDS encoding PilT/PilU family type 4a pilus ATPase — translation MRQYDLIEYLSMAMQAGASDLHLSPGAPPTMRLHGRMTPVTDELFDALDVRELVLGGLKDNQRAKLEEEWELDFAIEVENLGRFRGNACFAMGRIEGNFRYIPDSIPELSQLGHGPNVQGMCQFKDGLILITGVSNSGKTTTLCSMTQTIARERSCNIVTIEDPIEFVFQHGSSLIRQRQVGFDTHEFARAMKSALRQDVNVITVSELRDLETMRTALTAAETGHLVISTLHTMDVPSTITRILDSYPKEQQDYVAAQLSHCLRGVISQHLIRRPDGEGRVMATEVMMMNNAISSCIRDQRLQQLPSLIQIGGRDGMHTIDDSLMHLLSYDFITIDDCRAHCRDFSFIQAGYEKLKRDRELAAKRK, via the coding sequence ATGCGCCAGTACGACCTCATCGAATACCTTTCCATGGCCATGCAGGCCGGAGCCTCGGATCTGCATCTCTCGCCTGGGGCACCGCCCACGATGCGCCTCCACGGCCGCATGACGCCAGTGACCGATGAGCTTTTTGATGCTCTTGATGTGCGCGAACTCGTCCTCGGCGGTTTGAAAGACAACCAGCGCGCCAAGCTGGAAGAAGAGTGGGAACTGGACTTTGCCATCGAGGTGGAAAACCTGGGCCGTTTCCGTGGCAACGCTTGTTTTGCCATGGGGCGCATCGAAGGAAACTTCCGCTACATCCCAGACAGCATCCCCGAACTTTCCCAGTTAGGCCACGGACCGAATGTTCAGGGCATGTGCCAGTTTAAAGATGGCCTCATCCTCATTACAGGGGTGAGCAACAGCGGTAAAACGACCACGCTTTGCAGCATGACGCAGACCATCGCCCGCGAGCGGTCCTGCAACATCGTCACCATCGAAGACCCCATCGAATTTGTCTTCCAGCACGGCTCCAGTCTGATCCGCCAGCGCCAGGTCGGCTTTGACACCCATGAATTTGCGCGCGCCATGAAAAGTGCCCTCCGGCAGGATGTGAACGTCATCACCGTCAGCGAGTTGCGGGATCTGGAAACCATGCGCACGGCGCTCACAGCCGCAGAGACAGGGCACCTTGTCATCAGCACCCTGCACACCATGGATGTGCCCAGCACCATCACGCGTATTCTCGACAGTTATCCGAAAGAGCAGCAGGACTACGTGGCAGCCCAGCTCAGCCACTGCCTGCGTGGGGTCATCAGCCAGCATCTCATCCGCCGACCCGATGGCGAAGGTCGCGTGATGGCCACGGAAGTGATGATGATGAACAATGCCATCTCAAGCTGCATTCGGGACCAGCGCCTGCAACAGCTCCCGAGTTTGATCCAGATCGGCGGACGCGACGGCATGCACACCATTGACGACAGCCTCATGCACCTGCTGTCCTATGATTTCATCACGATCGACGACTGTCGCGCTCATTGTCGCGACTTCAGTTTTATCCAGGCGGGTTATGAAAAACTGAAGCGTGACCGAGAACTGGCAGCGAAGAGAAAATAA
- a CDS encoding type IV pilus twitching motility protein PilT has translation MPLSLDDILQSADDHQASDVFLMEGEIPRMKINEQIMLFGDEPMQLNQMVGLWQACGVSPEGETDRDSGLVSTNRTRYRVNMHKALGRLGVVMRRIRTDLPVLGNLGVPDWLLTKWAMKTRGLILITGPTGMGKSTTMAGLLGWMNETLARHIVTIEDPVEFIYPNKGCMFTQREVGRDTASYARGVRGAMRQAPDVIMVGEIRDYETAITTLQASETGHLVLASVHSDSVVDAVDRMAHLFPPEQAGLGLHLLSQQLIGAVCQKLIPRTDDGLHLLVEHLENGGAVKQWIAKKETDQVRNYMQRGNDPNCITFLTNIVRAYEAGIITEAEAITASGNETEFKRAARGIS, from the coding sequence ATGCCACTCTCCCTAGACGACATCCTTCAATCCGCGGATGACCACCAAGCCAGTGATGTCTTTTTGATGGAGGGAGAAATCCCCCGCATGAAGATCAACGAGCAGATCATGCTCTTTGGTGACGAACCCATGCAGCTCAACCAAATGGTGGGCCTGTGGCAGGCCTGCGGGGTGAGCCCTGAAGGAGAAACGGACCGGGATTCCGGGCTCGTTTCAACCAACCGCACCCGTTACCGTGTGAACATGCACAAAGCCCTCGGTCGCCTGGGCGTGGTGATGCGGCGCATCCGCACGGATCTGCCCGTGCTGGGGAATCTGGGGGTGCCGGATTGGCTGCTGACCAAATGGGCCATGAAAACCCGTGGCCTGATTCTCATCACCGGACCTACCGGCATGGGAAAAAGCACCACCATGGCGGGCCTGCTCGGCTGGATGAATGAGACCCTGGCACGCCATATTGTGACCATTGAGGATCCCGTGGAATTCATTTACCCGAACAAAGGCTGCATGTTCACCCAGCGTGAAGTGGGGCGCGATACCGCAAGCTATGCGCGCGGGGTGCGGGGTGCGATGCGACAGGCTCCGGACGTCATCATGGTGGGAGAAATTCGTGACTACGAAACAGCCATCACCACCCTCCAAGCCAGTGAAACAGGGCACCTCGTCCTGGCTTCCGTACACAGCGACAGCGTGGTGGATGCGGTGGACCGCATGGCACACCTTTTCCCACCCGAGCAGGCAGGGCTGGGCCTGCACCTGCTGTCGCAGCAATTGATCGGGGCGGTTTGTCAAAAGCTTATCCCGCGCACCGATGACGGCCTGCATCTGCTGGTGGAACATTTGGAAAACGGCGGTGCCGTGAAGCAGTGGATCGCCAAAAAAGAGACGGACCAGGTGCGCAACTACATGCAGCGTGGCAATGACCCAAACTGCATCACCTTCCTGACAAACATCGTCCGCGCCTATGAGGCCGGCATCATCACGGAAGCTGAAGCTATCACCGCCAGTGGCAACGAGACGGAATTCAAACGCGCGGCACGCGGCATCAGCTAA